From Pseudorasbora parva isolate DD20220531a chromosome 25, ASM2467924v1, whole genome shotgun sequence, one genomic window encodes:
- the ucmab gene encoding unique cartilage matrix-associated protein, with the protein MSCTQPVLLTCLVVLSAITLFHGADSAAVSDAKAANPQGALRKIFMPETDASSFFKRRGRRAVKTQDEINAEQRQRLAADQRRREYHEEQRNEFENYAEEEHDEQDERTREKTEQWREFHHDGLDPSYEYNRHTV; encoded by the exons ATGTCCTGCACGCAACCCGTTCTTCTCACCTGTCTCGTTGTTTTGTCCGCCATCACCT TGTTCCATGGAGCCGACAGCGCCGCTGTGTCAGATGCAAAGGCAGCCAATCCTCAAG GTGCACTGAGGAAGATCTTCATGCCAGAGACAGATGCCTCCAGCTTCTTCAAACGGCGAGGCAGGAGGGCTGTGAAAACTCAGGATGAGATAAACG CTGAACAGAGACAGAGGCTGGCCGCAGATCAGAGAAGGAGGGAGTATCATGAGGAACAGAGGAATGAGTTTGAGAATTACGCTGAGGAAGAGCATGACG AGCAAGACGAGCGCACCAGAGAGAAGACAGAGCAGTGGAGAGAGTTTCACCATGACGGCCTTGACCCATCTTATGAATACAACCGACACACAGTCTAA